A single window of Anopheles moucheti chromosome 2, idAnoMoucSN_F20_07, whole genome shotgun sequence DNA harbors:
- the LOC128309174 gene encoding adult enhancer factor 1-like isoform X1, with protein MNFFIPNEVKREGIYLQHQLGPPLIHQQHHQLPQQSQHQLLGFPHPGMIVNLKKEEFDPLEGQTHNQQHVLQLQQQAQMVGLQQHLSAQMQSQLAQQHQQQQQQSQQQQQQQQQPQQQQAPPAPPSSQTQQAQQQQQTPQAQSSTVTTASTTTTTTTTTTGTGKKKKKGKANRNIVIPQLPEGFIVKVKEEYTENYVRTVTKIPEVWWNQEQFIRTVKSPGKKERKYHDYNAVSEHQCDVCGKYFKDKYKLNYHVRIHVPELSHRCDVCGKVFAHQSTLHNHKRIHTGERAFKCLTCGKAFVQSSALSNHTKIHTGERPHECLICGISFIQKINLIYHIRIHNGERPYRCNICQKSFIQQSHIKNHMKVHKKDNPLDCSMCGKNYSDLNELTEHYSSHHTAELTYRCQACGKSFAQANHLKIHKKNFCNSKSN; from the exons ATGAATTT CTTTATCCCAAATGAAGTGAAACGCGAAGGGATCTACCTTCAGCATCAGCTTGGCCCGCCGCTAATccatcagcagcatcaccaACTGCCGCAGCAGTCCCAGCATCAGCTGCTCGGCTTTCCGCATCCCGGCATGATCGTTAATTTGAAAAAGGAAGAATTTGATCCGCTGGAGGGCCAGACGCATAATCAACAGCACGTACTGCAGTTACAGCAACAGGCCCAGATGGTAGGACTGCAACAACATCTCTCTGCCCAGATGCAGTCCCAGCTTgcacagcaacatcagcagcaacagcaacaatcgcaacagcaacagcagcagcagcaacagccacagcagcagcaggcaccaccagcaccaccatcatcgcaAACCCAACaagcgcagcagcaacaacaaacacctcAGGCACAATCCTCTACGGTTACTACCGCctcgacgacaacgacgacaacAACCACTACCACCGGTACgggtaaaaagaaaaagaaaggcaAAGCGAACCGGAACATTGTCATCCCGCAGCTACCGGAAGGGTTCATCGTAAAGGTGAAGGAAGAGTACACGGAGAACTACGTGCGCACCGTGACGAAAATCCCCGAAGTATGGTGGAACCAG GAACAGTTCATCCGTACGGTTAAATCGCCGGGTAAGAAGGAGCGCAAATATCACGATTACAACGCGGTCAGCGAACACCAGTGCGATGTGTGCGGGAAGTATTTCAAGGATAAGTACAAGCTGAACTACCATGTGCGCATCCACGTGCCAGAACTGTCGCACCGGTGCGACGTTTGCGGCAAGGTGTTTGCACATCAGTCAACGCTGCATAACCACAAGCGCATCCACACAG GTGAGCGTGCGTTCAAATGTTTAACATGCGGCAAGGCGTTCGTACAATCGTCGGCCCTGTCAAACCACACGAAAATACACACCGGCGAACGGCCGCACGAGTGCCTGATCTGTGGCATTAGCTTCATCCAGAAGATCAACCTTATCTACCACATCCGCATACACAACGGCGAGCGTCCGTACCGGTGCAACATCTGCCAGAAGTCGTTCATCCAGCAGAGCCATATAAAGAACCACATGAAGGTGCACAAGAAGGACAATCCGCTCGATTGCAGCATGTGCGGCAAGAACTACAGCGATCTCAACGAGCTGACCGAACACTACTCGTCGCATCATACGGCCGAGCTGACCTACCGGTGCCAGGCGTGTGGCAAATCGTTTGCCCAGGCGAACCATTTGAAAATTCACAAGAAGAATTTCTGCAACAGCAAATCGAACTAA
- the LOC128309174 gene encoding adult enhancer factor 1-like isoform X3: MNFFIPNEVKREGIYLQHQLGPPLIHQQHHQLPQQSQHQLLGFPHPGMIVNLKKEEFDPLEGQTHNQQHVLQLQQQAQMVGLQQHLSAQMQSQLAQQHQQQQQQSQQQQQQQQQPQQQQAPPAPPSSQTQQAQQQQQTPQAQSSTVTTASTTTTTTTTTTGTGKKKKKGKANRNIVIPQLPEGFIVKVKEEYTENYVRTVTKIPEEQFIRTVKSPGKKERKYHDYNAVSEHQCDVCGKYFKDKYKLNYHVRIHVPELSHRCDVCGKVFAHQSTLHNHKRIHTGERAFKCLTCGKAFVQSSALSNHTKIHTGERPHECLICGISFIQKINLIYHIRIHNGERPYRCNICQKSFIQQSHIKNHMKVHKKDNPLDCSMCGKNYSDLNELTEHYSSHHTAELTYRCQACGKSFAQANHLKIHKKNFCNSKSN, encoded by the exons ATGAATTT CTTTATCCCAAATGAAGTGAAACGCGAAGGGATCTACCTTCAGCATCAGCTTGGCCCGCCGCTAATccatcagcagcatcaccaACTGCCGCAGCAGTCCCAGCATCAGCTGCTCGGCTTTCCGCATCCCGGCATGATCGTTAATTTGAAAAAGGAAGAATTTGATCCGCTGGAGGGCCAGACGCATAATCAACAGCACGTACTGCAGTTACAGCAACAGGCCCAGATGGTAGGACTGCAACAACATCTCTCTGCCCAGATGCAGTCCCAGCTTgcacagcaacatcagcagcaacagcaacaatcgcaacagcaacagcagcagcagcaacagccacagcagcagcaggcaccaccagcaccaccatcatcgcaAACCCAACaagcgcagcagcaacaacaaacacctcAGGCACAATCCTCTACGGTTACTACCGCctcgacgacaacgacgacaacAACCACTACCACCGGTACgggtaaaaagaaaaagaaaggcaAAGCGAACCGGAACATTGTCATCCCGCAGCTACCGGAAGGGTTCATCGTAAAGGTGAAGGAAGAGTACACGGAGAACTACGTGCGCACCGTGACGAAAATCCCCGAA GAACAGTTCATCCGTACGGTTAAATCGCCGGGTAAGAAGGAGCGCAAATATCACGATTACAACGCGGTCAGCGAACACCAGTGCGATGTGTGCGGGAAGTATTTCAAGGATAAGTACAAGCTGAACTACCATGTGCGCATCCACGTGCCAGAACTGTCGCACCGGTGCGACGTTTGCGGCAAGGTGTTTGCACATCAGTCAACGCTGCATAACCACAAGCGCATCCACACAG GTGAGCGTGCGTTCAAATGTTTAACATGCGGCAAGGCGTTCGTACAATCGTCGGCCCTGTCAAACCACACGAAAATACACACCGGCGAACGGCCGCACGAGTGCCTGATCTGTGGCATTAGCTTCATCCAGAAGATCAACCTTATCTACCACATCCGCATACACAACGGCGAGCGTCCGTACCGGTGCAACATCTGCCAGAAGTCGTTCATCCAGCAGAGCCATATAAAGAACCACATGAAGGTGCACAAGAAGGACAATCCGCTCGATTGCAGCATGTGCGGCAAGAACTACAGCGATCTCAACGAGCTGACCGAACACTACTCGTCGCATCATACGGCCGAGCTGACCTACCGGTGCCAGGCGTGTGGCAAATCGTTTGCCCAGGCGAACCATTTGAAAATTCACAAGAAGAATTTCTGCAACAGCAAATCGAACTAA
- the LOC128296703 gene encoding vanin-like protein 1: MHKPPVLICILLLLLFAVAPSKQQASTPGDPHYWAGVVEFSSARVSDETVEASTANRLAQYLTIIDSGEANVTDVIVFPEGTLNGYETASFVPHPRDYIAPCNNLQYERVVRDISCAARNRKKYIVINLTEKAQCPEQSDTRPCSPDGLYHFNTNVAFDREGVVVSRYRKFNLFGEAGINTTTYPEMANFDTDFGVQFGHFICFDLMFNQPALELVRLGITDFIFPTMWFSELPFLTASQIQQGWAFSNNVNLLAAGASFPGVGSTGTGVYAGRRGAITTVMNHEPQTKLYVTQVPKVNYPNAAINKIPQPKGTPAQMAKLLLKRDQIDKYTTKDLPMTSNAQLEERVCYQSHCCNFTINYSVKSNLQNTKYYRYKLAAYDAGRTFDGFADGQITTCAIMACSSTNYSDCSRRFDANEAYDEAITFNAITIVAKFPDNPDTFVLPNNVDTSIVPFDVSETEYVVVPSVGDQTPHNIVTYKLNNPHSDLYTFAIWARKFENYPISGANPSSLVSTLVLIAVGVAGLMRNVW; encoded by the exons ATGCACAAACCACCGGTTCTGATTTgcattttgctgctgctcctcTTTGCTGTGGCACCGAGCAAACAACAG GCTTCCACACCGGGAGATCCACACTACTGGGCCGGTGTGGTAGAGTTCAGTTCCGCCCGCGTATCAGACGAAACGGTTGAAGCCAGCACGGCCAATCGGCTGGCACAGTATCTCACCATTATTGATTCGGGCGAAGCGAACGTTACCGATGTGATAGTGTTTCCCGAGGGCACACTTAACGGCTACGAAACTGCGTCCTTTGTACCGCATCCGCGGGATTATATCGCACCGTGCAACAACCTGCAGTACGAGCGGGTTGTACGTGACATCTCCTGTGCGGCCCGCAACCGCAAGAAGTACATCGTGATCAATCTGACCGAGAAAGCGCAATGTCCGGAGCAGTCCGATACGCGCCCCTGCAGTCCGGATGGGTTGTATCACTTCAACACGAACGTTGCCTTCGACCGGGAGGGTGTGGTCGTGTCGCGCTACCGTAAGTTTAATCTGTTCGGTGAGGCTGGCATAAACACGACCACCTACCCGGAGATGGCGAACTTCGACACGGATTTTGGTGTACAGTTTGGGCACTTTATCTGCTTCGACCTGATGTTCAACCAACCCGCCCTCGAGCTGGTGCGGTTGGGCATTACGGATTTCATTTTCCCGACGATGTGGTTCTCGGAACTGCCCTTCCTGACGGCGTCCCAGATACAGCAAGGATGGGCATTTTCGAACAATGTGAACCTGCTGGCGGCTGGTGCGAGTTTCCCTGGTGTTGGCAGTACCGGTACGGGTGTATATGCCGGTCGGCGCGGTGCGATCACGACCGTCATGAATCACGAACCACAAAC TAAACTGTACGTTACTCAGGTGCCGAAAGTGAATTACCCCAACGCGGCCATTAACAAGATACCGCAACCGAAAGGTACACCGGCCCAGATGGCCAAACTGTTGCTCAAACGGGACCAGATCGATAAGTATACGACGAAGGATCTTCCGATGACGTCGAACGCGCAGCTAGAGGAGCGCGTTTGTTATCAAAGCCATTGCTGCAACTTTACCATCAACTATAGCGTGAAATCGAATCTACAAAACACG AAGTACTATCGCTACAAGCTAGCTGCGTATGATGCAGGCCGTACGTTTGATGGGTTTGCCGATGGCCAGATTACGACGTGTGCCATAATGGCTTGCTCTTCCACCAACTATAGCGACTGCTCGCGAAGGTTCGACGCGAACGAAGCGTACGATGAAGCGATCACGTTCAATGCAATCACGATAGTGGCTAAATTTCCGGACAACCCGGACACGTTTGTATTGCCGAATAACGTCGACACCAGTATCGTACCGTTCGACGTGTCGGAAACGGAATATGTCGTCGTTCCGAGCGTGGGCGATCA GACACCCCATAACATTGTGACCTACAAACTGAACAATCCCCATTCGGATCTCTACACGTTCGCTATCTGGGCACGTAAGTTCGAGAATTACCCCATTTCTGGAGCTAATCCTTCCAGCCTGGTCTCGACGCTAGTATTGATTGCGGTCGGTGTGGCAGGATTGATGAGGAACGTCTGGTGA
- the LOC128309174 gene encoding adult enhancer factor 1-like isoform X2, whose amino-acid sequence MNFFIPNEVKREGIYLQHQLGPPLIHQQHHQLPQQSQHQLLGFPHPGMIVNLKKEEFDPLEGQTHNQQHVLQLQQQAQMVGLQQHLSAQMQSQLAQQHQQQQQQSQQQQQQQQQPQQQQAPPAPPSSQTQQAQQQQQTPQAQSSTVTTASTTTTTTTTTTGTGKKKKKGKANRNIVIPQLPEGFIVKVKEEYTENYVRTVTKIPEVWWNQFIRTVKSPGKKERKYHDYNAVSEHQCDVCGKYFKDKYKLNYHVRIHVPELSHRCDVCGKVFAHQSTLHNHKRIHTGERAFKCLTCGKAFVQSSALSNHTKIHTGERPHECLICGISFIQKINLIYHIRIHNGERPYRCNICQKSFIQQSHIKNHMKVHKKDNPLDCSMCGKNYSDLNELTEHYSSHHTAELTYRCQACGKSFAQANHLKIHKKNFCNSKSN is encoded by the exons ATGAATTT CTTTATCCCAAATGAAGTGAAACGCGAAGGGATCTACCTTCAGCATCAGCTTGGCCCGCCGCTAATccatcagcagcatcaccaACTGCCGCAGCAGTCCCAGCATCAGCTGCTCGGCTTTCCGCATCCCGGCATGATCGTTAATTTGAAAAAGGAAGAATTTGATCCGCTGGAGGGCCAGACGCATAATCAACAGCACGTACTGCAGTTACAGCAACAGGCCCAGATGGTAGGACTGCAACAACATCTCTCTGCCCAGATGCAGTCCCAGCTTgcacagcaacatcagcagcaacagcaacaatcgcaacagcaacagcagcagcagcaacagccacagcagcagcaggcaccaccagcaccaccatcatcgcaAACCCAACaagcgcagcagcaacaacaaacacctcAGGCACAATCCTCTACGGTTACTACCGCctcgacgacaacgacgacaacAACCACTACCACCGGTACgggtaaaaagaaaaagaaaggcaAAGCGAACCGGAACATTGTCATCCCGCAGCTACCGGAAGGGTTCATCGTAAAGGTGAAGGAAGAGTACACGGAGAACTACGTGCGCACCGTGACGAAAATCCCCGAAGTATGGTGGAACCAG TTCATCCGTACGGTTAAATCGCCGGGTAAGAAGGAGCGCAAATATCACGATTACAACGCGGTCAGCGAACACCAGTGCGATGTGTGCGGGAAGTATTTCAAGGATAAGTACAAGCTGAACTACCATGTGCGCATCCACGTGCCAGAACTGTCGCACCGGTGCGACGTTTGCGGCAAGGTGTTTGCACATCAGTCAACGCTGCATAACCACAAGCGCATCCACACAG GTGAGCGTGCGTTCAAATGTTTAACATGCGGCAAGGCGTTCGTACAATCGTCGGCCCTGTCAAACCACACGAAAATACACACCGGCGAACGGCCGCACGAGTGCCTGATCTGTGGCATTAGCTTCATCCAGAAGATCAACCTTATCTACCACATCCGCATACACAACGGCGAGCGTCCGTACCGGTGCAACATCTGCCAGAAGTCGTTCATCCAGCAGAGCCATATAAAGAACCACATGAAGGTGCACAAGAAGGACAATCCGCTCGATTGCAGCATGTGCGGCAAGAACTACAGCGATCTCAACGAGCTGACCGAACACTACTCGTCGCATCATACGGCCGAGCTGACCTACCGGTGCCAGGCGTGTGGCAAATCGTTTGCCCAGGCGAACCATTTGAAAATTCACAAGAAGAATTTCTGCAACAGCAAATCGAACTAA